One Syntrophorhabdaceae bacterium genomic region harbors:
- a CDS encoding HlyD family type I secretion periplasmic adaptor subunit — translation MKIWNIERLSNFFRKDDAHEFKPAMAEIEERPPHPLGRIVFWVVIATMVFFGLWMCIGKVDVVVTARGIVIPDGDVKTLQPLDTGVVSSILCREGDYVRKDQVLMEIDPSITAPELESKKKGLQFLEIEKQRLESTLTGKEFRPVSQGKYDEDSIRTQRALYRSSLSSLAKHLDAKKAELDRTEEEIRSAEKEREYNRSLLDVANGKEKRLHAVLDIIAREDYEKVLNDILTYRNNIEQAEGKLKELGHRKEGLVSEIAYVSEDFKVTNLKEFSDKQKQSTEIRAEIEKTAFRNEKQRIVSPVDGYVANLFIHTVGGVVTPAQKLMIVVPNGAPLTIKATVLNKDIGFIKDKMPVMIKIDTFDFQKYGTLKGSVRNISHNSIEDEKLGPVYEVFVTPVETQLTVEGKKVVMSSGMSVTAEITVSKRRIIEFFIYPIIKYLDEGIKVR, via the coding sequence ATGAAGATATGGAACATTGAGCGGTTGAGCAACTTTTTCAGAAAGGATGATGCCCATGAGTTCAAGCCGGCCATGGCGGAGATCGAGGAGAGGCCGCCGCATCCGCTGGGGAGGATCGTCTTCTGGGTGGTTATCGCGACGATGGTCTTCTTTGGCCTGTGGATGTGCATCGGCAAGGTCGACGTGGTCGTTACCGCCAGGGGCATTGTGATCCCGGACGGAGACGTCAAGACACTACAGCCCCTCGATACCGGCGTCGTAAGCAGCATACTCTGCAGGGAGGGTGATTATGTGAGGAAGGACCAGGTGCTCATGGAGATCGACCCTTCGATCACAGCACCGGAACTGGAGTCAAAAAAGAAGGGCCTCCAGTTTCTGGAGATCGAGAAGCAGCGGCTCGAATCAACCCTGACGGGGAAAGAATTCAGACCCGTATCGCAGGGAAAGTATGACGAGGATTCCATCCGTACGCAGCGCGCGCTTTACCGGTCTTCACTATCAAGTCTCGCGAAGCATCTCGATGCGAAGAAGGCCGAGCTTGACCGGACAGAGGAGGAGATAAGGTCTGCGGAAAAGGAGAGAGAGTATAACAGGTCCCTCCTTGATGTTGCAAACGGTAAGGAAAAGAGGCTCCATGCCGTACTTGATATTATTGCCCGCGAAGATTACGAAAAGGTCCTCAACGATATCCTGACCTACCGGAATAATATCGAACAGGCCGAGGGGAAGCTTAAGGAGCTTGGCCACCGTAAAGAGGGGCTTGTAAGCGAGATAGCATATGTCAGCGAGGATTTTAAGGTAACAAACCTGAAGGAGTTCTCCGATAAACAGAAACAGTCCACGGAGATCAGGGCAGAGATCGAGAAGACGGCCTTCAGGAACGAGAAACAGAGGATCGTATCGCCCGTTGACGGATACGTGGCAAATCTCTTTATCCATACCGTCGGCGGTGTGGTAACCCCTGCCCAGAAGCTCATGATAGTGGTACCCAACGGGGCGCCGCTTACTATCAAGGCAACCGTCCTCAATAAAGACATAGGTTTTATAAAGGATAAGATGCCCGTTATGATAAAGATAGATACATTTGATTTTCAGAAATACGGCACATTAAAGGGATCCGTAAGAAACATATCGCACAACAGCATTGAAGATGAAAAGCTCGGACCGGTTTACGAGGTCTTCGTGACGCCCGTCGAGACCCAATTAACGGTGGAAGGCAAAAAGGTGGTGATGAGTTCCGGCATGAGTGTTACCGCGGAGATTACTGTCAGCAAAAGAAGGATCATCGAGTTTTTTATCTACCCCATTATCAAATATCTCGACGAAGGGATCAAAGTGAGGTGA
- a CDS encoding calcium-binding protein: MSLYTGFFNYLIRKIISSIGSNVTKKLMNIIEGDHMVSEEEEQKMLQEYHQKYDGRSVTPNDLFNEPYVPGPFNLINHSYALDSIAPWTDLFDDAAAVLPPRSGVPIVLDLDGDGVETTGLNDGAYFDHDKNGFAEKIAWAGSDDGLLAWDRNGDGIINDGAELFNVTMPDGTPAQNGFQVLTALDDNKDGKIDINDSVWTQLKVWQDIDGDGYSASDELFTLDELGIRSINTNYSNSTYVDENGNEHRQVGSYTRKDGTVLTATDVWFQTDKTYTIADEWLNVPDDIAVLPGLQGFGNTYDLHQAMAREALGGQPSDAGLKSLVEQFMNETDVTARNTLMEQIIFRWTGSDGIDPESRGGFIDARRLAALEALFGEAYAGTGGADPIQGAVPFLERSYKGVFEMYYAQLMAQTHLKDIYDMITYTWDETSQHIKGDLSVVATAIQTALTNDEAAGKVLLGEFSRTVYGFQAKDMLNFIMGFRSAFTAQGEDLTWIIDSAGKNVITGTAGNDNLSSSEVNDAIMGGDGNDSLYGTVLYGNAGTDCLSGTEDSDILNGGTGNDYLYGGGGSDVLEGGEGNDYVDAGASQDTITGGLGNDTLSGGGGSDTYLFSKGDGQDMICEYDATGTGIDTITFGPGITKDDILVTRKDYDLILSVNNSTDSITLQNWYCGNEYKVDTFEFADNTIFTMQDIEQMAVIRGTSGNDYLYDFDTNDTIHGGIGNDYIQATAGGSDTYLFSKGDGQDMICEYDATGTGIDTITFGPGITKDDLIVTRRDYDLIVSLNSTDSITVQNWYCGNEYRIETFRFSDGSIMTGPEAENRAVIRGTSGDDYLYDFDTNDTIHGGIGNDYIQATAGGSDTYLFSKGDGQDTICEYDATGTGIDTITFGPGITKDDLTVTRRDYDLIVSLNSTDSITLQNWYCGNEYKIDRFEFADNTAFTMQDIEQMAVIRGTNSDDYLYDFDTNDTIHGGIGNDYIQATAGGSDTYLFNIGDGQDTICEYDYAGVDINTITFGPGITKDDLTVTRRDYDLIVSLNSTDSITVQNWYCGNEYKIDTLEFNDGTSMTRADIESMAVVRGTDADDCLSGFDTGEVFDAAAGNDYIYGYGGNDTIIGGIGNDYLDGGEGSDTYRFSVGDGSDIVDDNGMEGATDTIEFLGSISKESIAFFQSDSDSVLVCAYGDRDRITVYDQSLQYDSIERVQLNNGFFLTSDDINLVIQQITAYANSNGINLTTVDDVKGNQELMNIIVQSWHQ; the protein is encoded by the coding sequence ATGTCACTATATACAGGGTTTTTTAATTATCTTATCAGAAAGATAATCTCGTCTATTGGAAGCAATGTTACTAAGAAGTTAATGAATATCATTGAAGGAGATCACATGGTCTCTGAAGAAGAAGAGCAAAAAATGCTGCAAGAATATCACCAGAAGTATGATGGAAGAAGTGTTACACCCAATGATCTATTTAATGAACCATATGTGCCTGGCCCATTTAATCTTATAAACCATTCATACGCTTTAGATAGTATCGCCCCATGGACGGACCTCTTCGATGATGCTGCTGCTGTTCTCCCTCCCAGAAGCGGCGTCCCCATTGTCCTTGACCTCGATGGCGACGGGGTTGAGACCACGGGACTGAACGATGGCGCATACTTTGATCATGACAAGAACGGTTTTGCGGAGAAGATAGCATGGGCCGGAAGCGATGACGGCCTTCTTGCCTGGGACAGGAATGGAGACGGTATCATCAATGACGGGGCAGAGCTTTTCAATGTCACCATGCCTGATGGGACCCCGGCGCAGAACGGGTTCCAGGTACTTACTGCCCTCGATGACAACAAGGACGGGAAGATCGATATTAATGATAGTGTATGGACTCAGCTCAAGGTATGGCAGGATATCGACGGTGACGGCTACTCCGCATCAGATGAGTTGTTTACCTTAGACGAACTTGGTATCCGGTCTATCAATACCAATTATAGCAACTCTACTTATGTTGACGAGAATGGGAACGAACACCGGCAAGTGGGGAGCTATACCAGAAAGGACGGAACGGTCCTCACCGCCACCGATGTATGGTTCCAGACAGACAAGACCTATACCATCGCCGATGAATGGCTCAATGTGCCCGACGATATAGCGGTCCTGCCCGGTCTTCAGGGGTTTGGAAACACCTATGACCTTCATCAGGCGATGGCAAGAGAAGCCCTTGGTGGCCAGCCCTCAGATGCCGGCTTGAAGAGCCTCGTTGAGCAGTTTATGAATGAGACTGATGTTACTGCCCGCAATACCCTCATGGAACAGATCATCTTCAGGTGGACGGGCAGTGATGGCATAGACCCTGAAAGCAGGGGTGGTTTTATAGATGCCCGGAGATTAGCAGCCTTGGAGGCGCTCTTTGGCGAGGCATACGCAGGGACTGGCGGGGCGGACCCGATCCAGGGAGCAGTACCCTTTCTCGAACGGTCTTATAAAGGGGTATTCGAGATGTACTATGCCCAATTGATGGCACAGACACACCTCAAAGATATCTACGATATGATCACCTACACGTGGGATGAAACCTCGCAGCACATAAAGGGAGATCTGAGCGTTGTCGCCACAGCCATACAAACCGCTTTAACAAACGATGAAGCAGCAGGTAAAGTGCTGTTGGGAGAATTTTCCCGTACTGTCTATGGATTCCAGGCAAAGGATATGCTCAATTTCATCATGGGATTCCGCAGTGCATTTACCGCACAGGGCGAGGACTTAACCTGGATTATCGACTCGGCGGGGAAAAATGTGATCACAGGGACTGCCGGCAACGATAATCTGTCTTCATCGGAAGTTAATGATGCAATAATGGGCGGCGACGGAAACGATTCCCTGTATGGAACGGTGCTGTATGGAAATGCCGGGACGGATTGTCTCTCCGGTACTGAGGACAGTGACATTCTCAATGGCGGTACCGGTAACGATTATCTCTACGGGGGAGGAGGCAGCGATGTTCTTGAAGGTGGGGAAGGTAATGATTACGTTGATGCGGGCGCAAGCCAGGACACAATAACAGGTGGCTTAGGCAACGACACCCTCTCTGGCGGTGGAGGCAGCGACACCTATCTCTTTAGCAAAGGTGACGGTCAGGACATGATCTGCGAATACGACGCAACGGGCACCGGCATCGACACCATCACGTTCGGTCCCGGCATCACAAAAGATGATATCCTCGTCACACGGAAAGACTATGACCTCATTCTTTCTGTCAACAACTCCACCGACAGCATCACCCTGCAGAACTGGTACTGCGGGAATGAATATAAGGTTGACACCTTTGAGTTTGCCGATAACACCATCTTCACAATGCAGGACATAGAACAGATGGCCGTCATCCGCGGCACCAGCGGCAATGATTACCTGTACGACTTCGATACAAACGACACCATCCACGGCGGCATTGGCAACGATTACATCCAGGCCACCGCAGGCGGCAGCGACACCTACCTCTTTAGCAAAGGTGACGGTCAGGACATGATCTGCGAATACGACGCAACGGGCACCGGCATCGACACCATCACGTTCGGTCCCGGCATCACAAAGGACGACCTTATCGTGACCCGCAGGGACTACGACCTCATCGTATCCCTCAACTCCACCGACAGCATCACCGTGCAGAACTGGTACTGTGGGAATGAATACCGGATTGAAACCTTCAGATTCAGCGACGGGTCAATCATGACAGGGCCTGAAGCTGAAAACAGGGCCGTCATCCGTGGCACCAGCGGTGATGATTACCTGTACGACTTCGATACGAACGATACCATCCACGGCGGCATTGGCAACGATTACATCCAGGCCACCGCAGGCGGCAGCGACACCTATCTCTTTAGCAAAGGTGACGGTCAGGACACGATCTGCGAATACGATGCGACGGGCACCGGCATCGACACCATCACGTTCGGTCCCGGCATCACCAAAGATGACCTTACCGTGACCCGCAGGGACTATGATCTCATCGTATCCCTCAACTCCACCGACAGCATCACCCTGCAGAACTGGTACTGCGGAAATGAATATAAAATTGACAGATTCGAGTTTGCCGATAACACCGCCTTCACAATGCAGGACATAGAACAGATGGCCGTCATCCGCGGCACCAACAGTGATGACTATCTGTACGACTTCGATACGAACGACACCATCCACGGCGGCATTGGCAACGATTACATCCAGGCCACCGCAGGAGGTAGCGACACCTACCTCTTCAATATTGGTGACGGTCAGGACACGATCTGCGAGTATGATTACGCAGGCGTTGATATAAATACCATCACGTTCGGTCCCGGCATCACCAAAGATGACCTTACCGTGACCCGCAGGGACTATGACCTCATCGTATCCCTCAACTCCACCGACAGCATCACCGTGCAGAACTGGTACTGCGGGAATGAATATAAGATCGATACGCTTGAGTTTAATGACGGAACATCCATGACACGGGCAGATATAGAGAGTATGGCAGTTGTAAGAGGTACCGATGCAGACGATTGCCTGAGCGGTTTTGATACCGGTGAAGTCTTTGATGCAGCCGCCGGAAATGATTATATCTATGGATACGGAGGCAACGACACCATTATTGGCGGTATCGGCAATGATTACCTCGACGGCGGTGAGGGCAGCGACACCTACCGGTTTTCTGTAGGCGACGGATCGGATATCGTCGATGACAATGGAATGGAGGGAGCAACGGATACTATCGAATTCCTTGGAAGTATCTCCAAAGAAAGCATCGCCTTCTTCCAGAGCGACAGTGATTCGGTTCTTGTCTGTGCGTATGGAGATCGTGACCGGATCACTGTTTACGATCAGAGCTTGCAGTATGACAGCATCGAGAGGGTACAACTCAATAACGGTTTCTTTCTTACCTCTGATGACATCAACCTCGTGATCCAGCAGATAACCGCCTATGCAAACAGTAACGGTATCAACCTGACAACAGTGGATGATGTGAAGGGAAACCAGGAGCTGATGAACATTATTGTACAATCATGGCACCAATGA